In Chitinivibrionia bacterium, a single window of DNA contains:
- a CDS encoding S41 family peptidase, whose translation MKKILLLIAVAFFMLGCQSFEELTEPEDFRNHPRTWENVFEGFWTGMNNNYVFWDIDPTDWDKIYRDFRPKFIDLDRRHGFFFEHIPAARELFEELTKDLIDGHFAMLLTGDPLGYIYPALNRVPPTERIEGLELPRIVIQNYLTENLAYNVLEEGSEFHGFTAIVGKIPFSQNSSDGEILYFYFSSFEWTGIMGWDNPHRAPLLEIFDYFSQNLHSPNTRGVIVDVRSNPGGYVSDLQLIWGQMFAYHSHKIGYSKQKTGDGRLDFGPLLPINIPRHPTNARNLNAPLVLLVNNWSVSSSESSALFVRSFANGTVVGSRTFGGLGVLINNWVWNAGQFSTLGITLAYTPSKQILDLNQESWEGRGVPPDVAVPFNEAEFLSGRDARLERAIEIIRTRR comes from the coding sequence ATGAAAAAAATACTTTTGCTGATAGCAGTCGCTTTTTTTATGTTAGGATGTCAAAGTTTTGAGGAGCTTACCGAGCCCGAAGATTTTCGCAATCATCCTCGAACTTGGGAAAACGTCTTTGAGGGATTTTGGACGGGAATGAACAACAATTACGTATTTTGGGACATAGACCCGACCGATTGGGACAAAATTTACAGAGATTTTCGTCCGAAATTCATAGATTTGGACAGGCGCCACGGCTTTTTTTTCGAGCATATTCCCGCCGCAAGAGAACTTTTTGAAGAATTGACAAAAGACTTGATAGACGGACATTTTGCAATGCTTCTGACAGGCGACCCGTTGGGCTATATATATCCCGCTCTAAACCGAGTGCCGCCGACAGAAAGAATAGAAGGCTTGGAATTGCCGCGAATTGTAATACAAAATTATCTTACGGAAAATTTGGCTTACAATGTTTTGGAGGAGGGAAGCGAATTTCACGGATTTACCGCGATTGTCGGTAAAATACCTTTCAGTCAAAATTCGTCGGATGGCGAAATTCTCTATTTCTATTTTTCGAGTTTCGAATGGACGGGAATTATGGGTTGGGACAATCCGCATCGCGCCCCATTGCTCGAAATATTTGACTATTTCTCTCAAAATCTGCATTCTCCGAACACTCGCGGCGTTATTGTCGATGTGCGGAGCAATCCCGGAGGATACGTCAGCGATTTACAACTGATTTGGGGGCAAATGTTTGCTTATCATTCGCATAAAATCGGCTACTCCAAACAAAAAACAGGAGACGGTCGCTTGGATTTCGGTCCTTTGCTTCCCATAAATATTCCCCGCCATCCGACGAATGCAAGAAATTTGAATGCTCCGTTAGTACTTTTGGTAAACAATTGGTCGGTTTCCTCTTCGGAATCAAGCGCGCTGTTTGTTCGTTCTTTTGCCAACGGCACAGTTGTCGGTTCAAGAACATTCGGCGGCTTGGGAGTGCTCATCAATAATTGGGTATGGAACGCAGGGCAATTTTCTACCCTCGGCATTACTCTTGCCTACACTCCTTCCAAACAAATCCTCGACTTAAACCAAGAAAGTTGGGAAGGCAGAGGCGTTCCGCCCGATGTCGCAGTTCCGTTCAACGAAGCGGAATTTTTAAGCGGAAGAGACGCTCGGCTTGAGCGGGCTATTGAGATTATCAGGACGAGACGGTAA
- a CDS encoding polysaccharide deacetylase family protein, with translation MTRLIFCKKPMGILTIVMVLFVFSPVFSDEKEQEAEEPASEVQEIASQQEQENEEVSPQFVVFRVEGNTEPQSLSWILSAVNKRRNGDNSKAKITFFANGLNLQNSRKVLRKAYRKGHEIGNHTFSGFVDTVGERIDARFLDEAAWFEEIHQNDSLLRANLRIPKKRLVGFLAPRLEYNEGAFRAIRRQQNIIYDASIQEADFVAPFDLEHGSRTDSLWAQTRRNEGFRTAGKHKGLWVIPTLQWIVPHDSLAATYGFEAGLRQRSFAADNTFDTISGRTTGTDLRLIGTSAIGGFDMKANEAAATIKHSFHGAMEAGVPFSFPITAFLYVAKNDRSAVFAGNHRERRKMIEGVMDYMLSFENVRFVRGKDLIQKIKATQGIETEDYDYYEEMSDKELMKLEISEELEEVEETIEETIEETIEVVQNPEENQEETVETETLNKEETNEESNETVENTEEVKEEVQNEND, from the coding sequence TTGACTCGACTGATTTTTTGCAAAAAACCAATGGGTATTCTTACAATCGTAATGGTGCTTTTTGTTTTTTCACCTGTATTTTCAGATGAAAAAGAACAGGAAGCGGAAGAGCCCGCAAGCGAAGTACAGGAAATAGCTTCGCAACAAGAACAGGAAAACGAAGAAGTATCGCCGCAATTTGTGGTGTTTCGCGTAGAAGGCAACACGGAGCCGCAGAGTTTATCGTGGATTTTGAGCGCCGTAAACAAGCGCAGAAACGGCGACAATTCAAAAGCGAAAATTACGTTTTTCGCAAATGGTCTTAATTTGCAAAATTCGCGAAAAGTTTTGCGAAAAGCGTATCGTAAAGGACACGAAATCGGCAATCACACATTTTCGGGCTTTGTAGATACTGTGGGAGAAAGAATTGACGCGCGCTTTTTGGATGAAGCGGCTTGGTTTGAAGAAATCCATCAAAACGACTCATTGTTAAGAGCAAATCTGAGAATTCCAAAGAAGCGACTTGTCGGATTTTTGGCGCCGCGTTTAGAGTATAACGAGGGAGCATTCAGAGCAATAAGAAGACAGCAAAACATCATTTACGACGCCTCTATTCAGGAAGCGGATTTTGTCGCGCCTTTCGATTTGGAACACGGAAGCCGCACCGACAGTTTGTGGGCGCAGACACGAAGAAACGAGGGCTTCAGAACAGCAGGAAAGCACAAAGGTTTGTGGGTAATTCCGACTTTGCAATGGATAGTCCCGCACGATAGTTTAGCGGCAACTTACGGTTTTGAGGCGGGTTTGCGCCAAAGAAGTTTCGCGGCAGACAACACATTTGACACAATTTCGGGAAGAACGACAGGCACGGACTTGCGGCTTATAGGAACTTCGGCAATCGGCGGTTTTGATATGAAAGCAAACGAAGCCGCCGCAACAATAAAGCATAGTTTCCACGGTGCAATGGAGGCGGGCGTTCCGTTTTCGTTCCCTATAACAGCGTTTTTGTATGTTGCCAAGAACGACAGGTCGGCGGTTTTTGCAGGAAATCATCGCGAGCGCCGAAAAATGATTGAAGGCGTTATGGACTATATGCTTTCCTTTGAAAACGTTAGATTTGTGCGCGGAAAAGACCTTATACAAAAAATAAAAGCAACTCAGGGAATTGAAACAGAAGATTACGACTATTACGAAGAAATGTCGGACAAAGAATTGATGAAACTCGAAATTTCCGAAGAGCTTGAAGAAGTCGAAGAAACAATCGAAGAAACAATCGAAGAAACAATCGAAGTTGTACAAAATCCTGAAGAAAATCAAGAAGAAACCGTCGAAACAGAAACTTTAAACAAAGAAGAAACGAACGAGGAAAGCAACGAGACTGTGGAGAATACCGAAGAAGTGAAAGAAGAGGTGCAAAATGAAAACGATTAA
- the rpmB gene encoding 50S ribosomal protein L28 has protein sequence MSRSCDVCGRAPVSGGSVSHAHNVSKRIFKPNIRNVKLEIDGVNKNAKICMRCLKSLSKV, from the coding sequence ATGTCAAGATCTTGTGATGTTTGCGGAAGAGCGCCTGTTTCGGGCGGTTCGGTATCACACGCTCATAACGTGAGCAAAAGAATATTTAAACCTAATATTCGTAATGTGAAACTCGAAATCGACGGCGTCAACAAAAATGCAAAAATTTGTATGAGATGTCTAAAATCTTTGTCTAAGGTTTAA
- a CDS encoding type II toxin-antitoxin system HipA family toxin, with amino-acid sequence MSNRNIGVWLNSDGQNHKIATLWSNFRNGQETFSFEYSQEWLNDKRRFAIEPLLKLSQGQFHRNKAPFGAIGDTMPDRWGRILMNRAEQLHAKNEKRPPQTLSECDYLLGVNDFVRQGALRFTEKNDEIFLHNSQKNSIPPLILLSKLLYASQKIIDKSEKEQDLQLLLEPGSSLGGARPKSSMIDINGHISIAKFPKKDDFYNVVLWEAVALTLAQKAGVNVPKFRIETVDKKNVLIIERFDRLGEKRIPFISAMTMLNANDNEEHSYLEIAYSLAQYGSNPNADKMELFKRIIFSILISNTDDHLRNHGFLYENNGWRLSPVYDINPTPRDVKAKILSTKIDYDNYSANTDIALSVCNEFSLSLAQAKEITGNIEAIVKKEWRNVALRFGIKKSEIDYMASAFE; translated from the coding sequence ATGAGCAACAGAAATATCGGCGTTTGGTTAAATTCGGACGGGCAAAACCACAAAATTGCAACTTTGTGGAGTAATTTTCGCAATGGACAGGAAACATTTTCTTTTGAATATTCACAGGAATGGCTCAACGACAAACGACGTTTTGCAATAGAGCCGCTGTTAAAATTATCGCAAGGGCAATTTCACAGAAACAAAGCCCCTTTCGGCGCTATTGGCGACACTATGCCTGACAGGTGGGGGCGAATTTTGATGAACAGAGCCGAGCAGTTGCACGCAAAAAACGAAAAACGCCCGCCGCAAACCTTAAGCGAATGTGATTATTTGTTGGGAGTTAATGACTTTGTTCGTCAAGGAGCGCTTAGATTTACGGAAAAAAACGACGAAATTTTTCTGCACAACTCTCAAAAAAATAGTATTCCGCCGCTGATTTTGCTTTCAAAATTGCTTTACGCCTCGCAAAAAATTATAGATAAATCCGAAAAAGAACAGGACTTGCAATTACTGCTCGAGCCCGGTTCGTCGCTTGGCGGCGCAAGACCAAAGTCGTCTATGATAGATATAAACGGGCATATTTCGATAGCAAAATTCCCGAAAAAAGACGACTTTTACAACGTTGTTTTATGGGAAGCGGTTGCATTAACGCTTGCGCAAAAAGCAGGCGTAAATGTTCCAAAGTTTCGCATTGAAACGGTCGATAAAAAGAATGTGTTAATTATAGAAAGGTTTGACAGGCTCGGCGAAAAAAGAATTCCGTTTATTTCGGCGATGACAATGTTAAACGCCAACGACAACGAAGAGCATAGTTATCTGGAAATTGCTTATTCTTTGGCGCAATACGGCTCAAATCCAAACGCCGATAAAATGGAATTATTCAAGCGAATAATTTTCTCGATACTGATTTCCAACACCGACGACCATTTGCGCAATCACGGATTTTTATACGAAAACAACGGGTGGCGACTTTCTCCTGTTTACGATATAAACCCAACTCCTCGCGACGTAAAAGCAAAAATTTTATCGACTAAAATTGACTACGACAACTATTCGGCAAACACGGATATTGCTTTATCGGTTTGCAACGAATTTTCGCTGTCGCTTGCACAAGCAAAAGAAATCACGGGAAATATCGAGGCAATCGTGAAAAAAGAATGGCGGAATGTTGCCCTGCGTTTTGGAATAAAGAAAAGCGAAATTGATTATATGGCTTCAGCGTTTGAGTGA
- the topA gene encoding type I DNA topoisomerase has protein sequence MSKLLIVESPTKCKTILHYLGAGYIVKASMGHVCDLPERGFGIDIQNNFKPEYVVSSDKKSFIAELKKDAAKSDEIFLAPDPDREGEAIAWHIANCLGESGAGKIKRIQFNEITKSAITHAIENPRDIDMDRVNAQQARRILDRVVGFKVSPILWKTLYKGLSAGRVQSVALRIICEREEEIRKFDSKEHWQLTANFHEQKTDFSARLVEVDGKKITVPDESGKGYFVGNEGAATEIFERIKNKAMKVADIVRQEKKRQPYAPFITSSLQQDAARAFGFSSAKTMQVAQQLYEGVELGKKGSVGLITYMRTDSTRVAAEALFAAKNLISQLYDARYQLEKPRFYGKSGSAQDAHEAIRPAHIDLAFAPQNIQSYLSKDQLKLYELIWKRFVASQMPDAVLDATRIDFSVENCVFRANGSVIKFDGFLAIYEETNENTDVENGENGVLPALSTEQKLLPESIDKKQHFTKPPARYSEASLVRELEKQGIGRPSTYASIIEVLRKRKYAEMEKKRFIPTEIGFKVNGILVQNFDKIFAVGFTADMETKLDEVEAGNSDWIKTLKDFYDPFEKNLAAVMGDLQELKKQNQEVSDKPCPNCGSLLLVKTSKNGKFLACPKFPECRHIESLDGNNNRVETDEVCEKCGAKMLMITRGKTKFLGCSAYPKCENTKSLSKPTGIKCVKCKVGDLVERNGKRGSFFACNQYPKCDFVIWNKPVEDTCPSCGCTVANEKETKKDGAIHICPLCNAAWDLQGNKIEVAAKKEKPAAKTKTATKKSATAKTTKASK, from the coding sequence ATGTCAAAACTGCTGATCGTAGAGTCGCCGACAAAATGTAAAACAATTCTGCACTATTTGGGGGCGGGCTATATCGTAAAAGCGTCGATGGGACACGTTTGCGATTTGCCCGAAAGAGGTTTCGGTATCGACATTCAGAATAATTTTAAGCCCGAATATGTCGTATCTTCCGATAAAAAAAGTTTTATCGCCGAATTAAAAAAAGACGCCGCAAAAAGCGACGAGATATTTTTGGCGCCTGACCCCGACCGCGAAGGAGAGGCGATTGCGTGGCATATAGCCAACTGTTTGGGCGAAAGCGGCGCGGGGAAAATTAAACGAATACAGTTTAACGAAATTACGAAATCAGCAATAACTCACGCTATAGAAAACCCTCGCGATATAGATATGGACAGGGTAAACGCTCAGCAAGCGCGCCGAATTTTGGACAGAGTTGTCGGCTTTAAGGTTTCCCCGATTTTGTGGAAAACGCTCTATAAAGGGCTTTCCGCAGGGCGAGTTCAGAGTGTTGCGCTCAGAATTATCTGCGAGCGCGAAGAAGAAATCCGCAAATTCGATTCAAAAGAACATTGGCAACTAACAGCAAATTTTCACGAGCAAAAAACAGACTTTTCCGCAAGGCTGGTCGAGGTTGACGGCAAAAAAATCACAGTTCCCGACGAAAGCGGCAAGGGCTATTTTGTAGGCAACGAAGGCGCGGCGACAGAGATTTTTGAGCGCATAAAAAACAAAGCGATGAAAGTGGCGGACATCGTTCGTCAAGAGAAAAAACGTCAGCCGTACGCGCCTTTTATAACGTCGTCGCTTCAACAGGACGCGGCGCGCGCATTCGGTTTTTCGTCGGCAAAAACAATGCAGGTCGCTCAGCAATTATACGAGGGCGTGGAACTCGGAAAAAAAGGTAGCGTGGGTCTTATTACATATATGAGAACGGACTCCACAAGGGTCGCCGCAGAGGCGCTTTTTGCCGCAAAAAACCTGATTTCGCAACTTTATGACGCGCGTTATCAATTGGAAAAACCGCGGTTTTACGGCAAATCGGGAAGCGCGCAGGACGCTCACGAAGCAATTCGCCCTGCGCACATAGATTTGGCTTTCGCGCCGCAAAATATACAAAGCTATCTTTCAAAAGACCAATTAAAATTATACGAACTTATATGGAAAAGATTTGTTGCCTCGCAAATGCCCGACGCGGTTTTGGACGCGACAAGAATTGACTTTTCGGTCGAAAATTGCGTTTTCAGAGCAAACGGCTCGGTGATAAAATTTGACGGATTTTTGGCGATTTACGAAGAAACAAACGAAAATACCGACGTCGAAAACGGAGAAAACGGCGTTTTGCCCGCGCTTTCGACAGAGCAGAAACTTTTGCCCGAAAGTATCGACAAAAAACAGCATTTTACAAAGCCGCCCGCGCGATATTCGGAAGCCTCTCTTGTGCGCGAACTCGAAAAGCAAGGCATTGGCAGACCATCGACTTACGCCTCTATTATCGAAGTTCTTCGCAAGCGCAAATATGCCGAAATGGAGAAAAAACGCTTTATCCCGACCGAAATCGGCTTCAAGGTAAACGGTATTTTGGTGCAAAATTTCGATAAAATTTTCGCAGTCGGATTTACTGCGGATATGGAAACAAAACTCGACGAAGTCGAAGCCGGAAACTCCGATTGGATAAAGACCTTAAAGGATTTCTACGACCCGTTCGAGAAAAATCTTGCCGCGGTAATGGGCGACCTTCAGGAATTGAAAAAACAAAATCAGGAAGTCAGCGATAAGCCTTGTCCGAATTGCGGCTCGCTTCTTCTTGTAAAAACAAGCAAAAACGGCAAGTTTTTAGCCTGCCCCAAGTTTCCCGAATGCCGACACATAGAGTCGCTCGACGGCAACAACAATCGCGTAGAAACAGACGAAGTCTGCGAAAAATGCGGCGCAAAAATGCTTATGATAACGCGCGGAAAAACCAAGTTTTTAGGTTGTAGCGCATATCCGAAATGCGAAAACACCAAATCGCTTTCAAAACCGACGGGAATAAAATGCGTTAAATGCAAAGTAGGCGACTTAGTCGAGCGAAACGGAAAGCGCGGCTCATTTTTTGCGTGCAATCAATATCCAAAGTGCGATTTTGTAATTTGGAATAAACCCGTTGAAGATACCTGCCCAAGTTGCGGTTGCACGGTCGCCAACGAAAAAGAGACCAAAAAAGACGGCGCAATCCACATCTGCCCGCTCTGCAATGCCGCGTGGGATTTACAGGGAAATAAAATAGAAGTAGCCGCGAAAAAGGAGAAACCCGCGGCGAAAACCAAAACTGCAACAAAGAAATCCGCAACTGCCAAAACAACGAAGGCGTCTAAGTAA
- a CDS encoding type IV pilus twitching motility protein PilT has protein sequence MANIQELLRKTSEMRASDLHLTVGLPPMYRVDGNLTPLPVDRLTREMTEQLAYSVMNEKQRKMFEQNKEVDFSFSVKDVGRFRANVYLQKGAVSVALRSIPTEIKSFEDLKLPKIIRGLMDKPNGLILVTGPTGSGKSTTLAAMIDYLNVNRKSHILTIEDPIEFVHKHKGCMVNQREVLQDTDSFSAALKVALRQDPDIVLVGELRDLETIQAALSIAETGHLTFGTLHTNSAAKSISRIVDAFPANQKDTIRAQLSMVLVAIISQTLVQKISGGRTLATEIMVASDAIRALIRDDKTHQIPGMMEISAKEGMHSMNSDLARLYNDRQITLNDAISKSPNQEAFKRLLQEQGRL, from the coding sequence ATGGCTAATATTCAAGAACTCCTCAGAAAAACTTCGGAAATGCGAGCGTCGGATTTGCACTTGACTGTTGGACTTCCGCCTATGTATCGCGTGGACGGAAATTTGACGCCGCTACCTGTCGATCGCCTAACAAGAGAGATGACCGAGCAGTTGGCTTACAGCGTTATGAACGAAAAGCAGAGAAAAATGTTCGAGCAAAACAAAGAAGTCGATTTTTCGTTTTCGGTAAAAGATGTCGGACGATTTCGTGCGAACGTTTATCTGCAAAAGGGTGCGGTATCGGTAGCATTGCGCTCTATTCCGACCGAAATTAAAAGTTTTGAAGACCTGAAACTGCCGAAAATTATTCGCGGACTTATGGACAAACCCAACGGGCTTATTTTGGTAACAGGACCCACGGGAAGCGGTAAATCCACAACGCTTGCGGCAATGATTGACTACCTTAACGTTAACAGAAAATCGCACATTTTAACTATAGAAGACCCCATAGAATTTGTCCATAAACACAAAGGCTGTATGGTAAATCAGCGCGAAGTCTTGCAAGATACAGACTCATTTTCTGCGGCGCTCAAAGTTGCGCTTCGCCAAGACCCCGATATTGTTTTGGTGGGAGAGTTGCGCGATTTGGAAACCATTCAGGCGGCGTTATCCATTGCGGAAACAGGACACTTAACATTCGGAACATTGCACACAAACTCGGCGGCAAAGTCGATTTCCCGTATTGTGGACGCGTTTCCCGCAAACCAAAAGGACACTATTCGCGCGCAGCTTTCTATGGTTTTGGTGGCGATAATTTCACAAACTCTCGTGCAGAAAATTTCGGGCGGGCGCACTTTGGCTACCGAAATTATGGTGGCGTCGGACGCTATTCGCGCACTTATTCGCGACGACAAAACACACCAGATTCCGGGTATGATGGAAATCAGCGCAAAAGAAGGAATGCACTCGATGAACAGCGATTTGGCGCGCCTCTACAACGACAGGCAAATAACGCTGAACGACGCAATATCCAAAAGTCCCAATCAGGAGGCGTTTAAACGGCTTCTGCAAGAACAAGGAAGGTTATAA
- a CDS encoding outer membrane beta-barrel protein: MKKISVLFILLFACKCFSALPFLIGLEGGYVANRLNTSTGYRIWTEYERGSGFLVGVPIFIPITSNEDHINYPSGSLNSYISLGTGVRYIQKNYTFRRTIPREHLAAIYGFPINVPIYSDHTNGFLQFPLYVDFALGQDSWRAYFEMGATFDYWLHSNRSGTLLGLFNVYSFDESVEFCSIRDRRYQVSLFAGLGFRYVLSGITSFIGVQYHRGLTDLQKNYMERGQVARYNNAVAVNAGFLFGRMR; this comes from the coding sequence ATGAAAAAAATATCCGTTTTATTTATTTTGTTGTTTGCTTGCAAATGTTTTTCTGCTCTGCCTTTTTTGATTGGGCTTGAGGGCGGCTATGTCGCCAATCGTCTGAACACAAGTACGGGCTACAGAATTTGGACGGAATACGAGAGAGGGTCTGGGTTTCTTGTCGGGGTTCCGATATTTATTCCTATTACATCCAATGAAGACCATATAAACTACCCCTCGGGCTCGCTGAACAGCTATATTTCTTTGGGGACAGGAGTGCGATATATCCAAAAAAACTATACTTTTAGACGCACTATTCCAAGAGAACATCTTGCGGCGATTTACGGATTTCCGATAAATGTTCCCATATATTCCGACCACACAAACGGTTTTCTGCAATTTCCGCTTTACGTAGATTTTGCACTCGGACAAGACTCTTGGCGAGCGTATTTTGAAATGGGCGCAACTTTCGATTATTGGCTTCACAGCAACAGAAGCGGCACCCTGCTCGGCTTGTTTAACGTGTATTCTTTTGACGAAAGCGTCGAATTTTGTTCGATAAGAGACAGGCGTTATCAGGTATCGCTTTTTGCGGGGCTCGGATTTAGATACGTTTTAAGCGGAATTACGTCTTTTATCGGCGTTCAGTATCATCGTGGGCTTACCGATTTGCAAAAAAACTATATGGAACGCGGGCAAGTCGCAAGATATAACAACGCCGTCGCAGTAAACGCAGGCTTTTTATTTGGGAGAATGAGATGA
- a CDS encoding metal ABC transporter substrate-binding protein codes for MRFFAALLLLTSAVFSNKPLVVVSIYPIYDMVSVVAQNEVDLILLAGPGIDPHSFNPKPKDVANISAANLFFYISADFEPWASKFAQRAKSSVSFAAAGELHICNDNNHDHSHAQNSAADPHIWIDPERIPHIIETIRDNLIKLLPKNAEFFNENAQNLIKLFSDLDLRYKEQFATVKRREVFFAGHNSFSYFANRYNLEFIPVMQGFTSSVEPSPKQVATIIDQIRKNGTEYIFYDALESKALAQTIANETGVEILPLYSVHTITQQDFDQRTSFFEFMQRNYENLFRGLQF; via the coding sequence ATGAGGTTCTTTGCGGCGCTTTTACTTTTAACTTCAGCGGTTTTTTCCAACAAACCGCTTGTTGTTGTTTCTATTTATCCGATATACGATATGGTATCCGTTGTCGCCCAAAACGAGGTTGACCTTATACTTCTTGCAGGACCGGGGATAGACCCGCACTCTTTTAATCCGAAACCCAAAGACGTCGCCAATATAAGCGCGGCAAATTTATTTTTCTACATTTCCGCGGATTTTGAGCCGTGGGCGAGTAAATTTGCTCAAAGAGCGAAATCGTCCGTCTCTTTTGCCGCGGCGGGAGAGCTTCATATTTGCAATGACAACAACCACGACCACAGCCACGCTCAAAACAGCGCCGCCGACCCGCACATTTGGATAGATCCCGAAAGAATACCGCATATAATAGAAACAATCCGCGATAATTTAATCAAACTTTTGCCTAAAAACGCAGAGTTTTTTAATGAAAACGCACAAAATTTAATTAAGCTATTCAGTGATTTGGACTTGCGCTACAAAGAGCAGTTTGCAACAGTCAAACGACGCGAAGTATTTTTCGCAGGACACAATTCATTTTCATATTTTGCAAACAGGTACAATTTAGAATTCATACCCGTAATGCAAGGATTTACCTCATCGGTGGAGCCGTCGCCAAAACAAGTTGCGACGATTATCGACCAAATTCGCAAAAACGGAACAGAATACATCTTTTACGACGCCCTCGAAAGCAAAGCGCTCGCCCAAACAATAGCCAACGAAACAGGCGTGGAAATTCTTCCGCTTTACAGCGTTCATACAATAACTCAGCAAGATTTCGACCAAAGAACAAGTTTCTTTGAATTTATGCAAAGAAACTACGAGAATTTGTTTCGAGGGTTGCAGTTTTAG
- a CDS encoding helix-turn-helix domain-containing protein translates to MSKAINIYIPVKFAIIKLGQDIGNARKRRRITTALMAERAGISKITLSKIEKGEASVSMAAYASVLFCLDMIERLKDIADIKYDFTGKVLADEQLPKRIRSPRSEK, encoded by the coding sequence ATGTCGAAAGCGATAAATATCTATATTCCTGTAAAATTTGCCATAATCAAATTAGGGCAAGACATTGGCAACGCGCGAAAACGCAGGAGAATAACGACTGCTCTTATGGCGGAAAGAGCGGGAATATCGAAGATTACTCTCTCCAAAATAGAAAAGGGCGAGGCAAGCGTTTCTATGGCGGCGTATGCCTCTGTTTTGTTTTGTTTGGATATGATAGAGCGCCTGAAAGACATCGCCGATATAAAATATGATTTTACGGGAAAAGTCCTTGCAGACGAGCAACTTCCGAAGAGAATTCGGTCGCCGAGGAGTGAAAAATGA
- a CDS encoding TonB family protein, whose translation MNNFLKTAIIFVALISIPAFAQMELILGGQRARQDTTGRAGITDERCPEYFMSAEEVAALEGIRGQTITGARSRASVMRFIDRNSNTVRREYRDHILAGNTLSGGMIVRFKIDAQGNVFECRIVESNIEHVIFQKNVVNAIRRWQFPQIDVENDTTIVEYPFVFDRM comes from the coding sequence ATGAATAATTTCTTAAAAACCGCGATTATATTTGTCGCTTTAATTTCAATACCTGCTTTTGCGCAGATGGAACTTATTTTAGGCGGACAAAGAGCAAGACAGGACACGACAGGCAGGGCGGGAATAACCGACGAAAGATGTCCTGAATATTTTATGAGCGCCGAAGAGGTCGCGGCGCTTGAAGGCATTCGCGGACAAACCATAACCGGCGCAAGAAGCCGCGCGAGCGTTATGCGCTTTATTGACAGAAACTCCAATACCGTTCGCAGAGAATATCGCGACCATATTCTTGCAGGCAACACTCTTTCGGGCGGAATGATAGTCCGCTTCAAAATTGACGCGCAGGGAAACGTATTTGAGTGCAGAATTGTAGAAAGCAATATAGAGCACGTAATTTTTCAGAAAAACGTAGTAAATGCGATAAGAAGATGGCAATTCCCGCAAATAGACGTCGAAAATGACACAACGATTGTGGAATATCCGTTTGTTTTTGACCGAATGTAG